One segment of Megachile rotundata isolate GNS110a chromosome 6, iyMegRotu1, whole genome shotgun sequence DNA contains the following:
- the drm gene encoding odd-skipped family member drumstick isoform X2 has protein sequence MFAIMPMETEGHGREFGRRQKMRAKCTVEFVCKYCQRRFTKPYNLMIHERSHKDDVTFTCEVCGKSFKRQDNLKQHRCGWR, from the exons ATGTTCGCGATAATGCCGATGGAGACAGAGGGGCACGGCAGGGAGTTCGGCCGCCGGCAGAAGATGCGCGCCAAGTGCACGGTAGAGTTCGTCTGCAAGTACTGCCAGCGGCGCTTCACGAAGCCCTACAACCTCATGATCCACGAGCGCAGCCATAAGGACGACGTGACCTTCACCTGTGAGGTCTGCGGAAAGTCCTTCAAGCGGCAGGACAACCTCAAGCAGCACAG ATGTGGGTGGCGGTGA
- the drm gene encoding odd-skipped family member drumstick isoform X1 → MFAIMPMETEGHGREFGRRQKMRAKCTVEFVCKYCQRRFTKPYNLMIHERSHKDDVTFTCEVCGKSFKRQDNLKQHRSIHSVPYKGSNGYSNGYSNGYSRY, encoded by the exons ATGTTCGCGATAATGCCGATGGAGACAGAGGGGCACGGCAGGGAGTTCGGCCGCCGGCAGAAGATGCGCGCCAAGTGCACGGTAGAGTTCGTCTGCAAGTACTGCCAGCGGCGCTTCACGAAGCCCTACAACCTCATGATCCACGAGCGCAGCCATAAGGACGACGTGACCTTCACCTGTGAGGTCTGCGGAAAGTCCTTCAAGCGGCAGGACAACCTCAAGCAGCACAG GAGCATACACTCTGTTCCCTACAAGGGCTCCAACGGCTACTCAAATGGCTATTCGAATGGCTACTCTAGGTACTAG